Proteins from one Candidatus Stygibacter australis genomic window:
- the aroC gene encoding chorismate synthase, which produces MNGNKFGSWLGIRGFGESHGAAVGVLLEDIKPGIRFPLKEIEQEMERRRPGRTEFTSSRQESDRIKILSGVIDGITTGMPICLVVYNEDQRSEDYALLKDIFRPGHADWSWYQKFKILDWRGGGRASGRETIARVAAGAVVKELIKPIIVEAYPVQIGKIRSGAFTEGFTNQLFWHDPNTYDAVLQELSDAKEAGDSLGGILEIRISDIKAGLGDPVFGKLDAKLAEALLSIGGVKGIEFGAGFKLAGWHGSLSNDQMDASGFLTNHCGGIIGGISTGEPVIMHLVVKPTSSISKKQKTVDVDNTEQIIEIKGRHDTCLIFRIIPVAEAMVRLVLADCVSYQNLVEGKERSLDNYREVLDRIDEDILLALKRRNEIIKLIGEYKLMKNLNIHDTHREIELINDLKSKAELWKINPQFVESIWQLILADSRKSQEGMKNDSTKSDT; this is translated from the coding sequence ATGAATGGAAATAAATTTGGAAGCTGGCTGGGAATCAGAGGGTTTGGTGAAAGTCACGGCGCAGCAGTAGGTGTTTTGCTGGAAGACATCAAACCCGGGATAAGATTCCCTCTAAAAGAAATAGAGCAGGAAATGGAACGAAGACGTCCTGGCAGAACTGAATTTACCAGCAGCAGGCAGGAGAGTGACCGGATCAAGATACTTTCCGGTGTAATTGATGGTATAACTACCGGTATGCCAATCTGTCTTGTAGTATATAATGAAGATCAGCGCAGTGAAGATTATGCTTTACTAAAAGACATTTTTCGCCCTGGACATGCAGACTGGAGTTGGTATCAAAAATTTAAGATTTTGGACTGGCGCGGTGGAGGCAGGGCATCCGGGCGTGAGACGATAGCACGTGTGGCAGCAGGAGCAGTAGTTAAAGAGCTGATCAAACCAATAATTGTGGAAGCTTATCCAGTACAGATAGGCAAAATCCGCTCTGGAGCATTTACGGAAGGGTTTACTAATCAATTATTCTGGCATGACCCCAATACTTATGATGCAGTATTGCAGGAATTATCAGATGCCAAAGAAGCTGGAGATTCACTGGGCGGGATATTGGAGATCAGGATAAGTGATATCAAAGCAGGTCTGGGAGATCCTGTTTTTGGCAAACTTGATGCAAAGCTTGCGGAGGCGTTGCTTTCAATCGGAGGAGTGAAGGGAATAGAGTTTGGTGCTGGTTTTAAACTTGCCGGCTGGCATGGGAGCCTGTCAAATGATCAAATGGATGCATCAGGCTTTTTGACCAATCATTGTGGAGGTATCATCGGAGGTATATCCACTGGTGAACCAGTGATCATGCATTTGGTTGTGAAACCCACTTCATCAATATCAAAAAAGCAGAAGACAGTAGATGTTGATAATACAGAGCAAATAATAGAAATCAAAGGCAGGCATGATACTTGCCTGATATTCAGAATTATTCCTGTTGCTGAGGCAATGGTGCGTCTGGTGCTGGCAGATTGTGTTAGTTATCAGAATCTTGTAGAAGGTAAAGAGAGGAGTCTGGATAATTATCGAGAAGTGCTTGATAGAATAGATGAAGATATTTTACTTGCCCTAAAACGCAGGAATGAAATTATTAAATTAATTGGTGAATATAAATTAATGAAGAATCTTAATATACATGATACTCATCGTGAAATAGAACTGATCAATGATTTGAAATCCAAGGCAGAACTTTGGAAGATAAATCCTCAATTTGTGGAAAGCATTTGGCAGTTGATATTAGCTGACAGTCGAAAAAGTCAGGAAGGTATGAAAAATGATAGTACTAAGTCTGATACCTGA